A genome region from Scyliorhinus torazame isolate Kashiwa2021f chromosome 11, sScyTor2.1, whole genome shotgun sequence includes the following:
- the LOC140385933 gene encoding potassium voltage-gated channel subfamily B member 2-like, whose protein sequence is MAYTSDAFKFERCLKKPGFVYVQSLHFYELSEASVVALIVLQYCLTTQRHKNTAIDGIILAIISILFIVLSTIALSLNTLPELQDKDEFGQTNDNPQLAHVEAVCIAWFTMEYLLRFLSSPNKWKFFKGPLNVIDLLAILPYYITIFLTESNKSVLQFQNVRRVVQIFRIMRILRILKLARHSTGLQSLGFTLRRSYNELGLLILFLAMGIMIFSSLVFFAEKDEDATKFTSIPASFWWATITMTTVGYGDIYPKTLLGKIIGGLCCIAGVLVIALPIPIIVNNFSEFYKEQKRQEKAIKRREALERAKRNGSIVSMNLKDAFARSMELMDIVVEKGKDNAIKQEKPLDNHLSPSNWRWRMSETSSNKSIESKYQELSRHNSNERLNNPIPSPQHLNAQKLEEIYNRMTKTQSQPNINSGKIEQSIKSPIHEEELEMEEVPCSTDPLLTAPTEPILDMRSISSIDSFASCTTDFTEAERSPHPSKIAEQVHLRWLARPDPLNEHQPFITREKSTFQDGACELNVNETFSFATEQPGCSNLDSTMESPKSSLKGRNPLKSRSLKVNFMEIKSGTPQTPTSTARLLPVIVTDFSLSTPNHISTILLEENSSRDESLSLSIDIPALQKTSSKGSPQLLPKQRLFAFQTDALTQTQGGKGCIDTDSGEDEELLVEEHIVQQKDSCSGGHDKHSKDANHIEDVPVVVAVSPKYTSQNCTYDAVGDGKKDDNQAGYKMENHMFTPEIHVTPGEGGYSSSCETSM, encoded by the coding sequence ATTCTGGCCATCATATCCATCTTATTCATCGTGTTGTCAACTATTGCCTTGTCTCTCAATACCCTTCCTGAACTTCAGGACAAAGATGAGTTTGGACAAACCAACGACAATCCACAACTTGCCCATGTTGAAGCAGTGTGCATTGCATGGTTCACAATGGAGTATCTTTTGCGCTTCTTATCATCGCCCAATAAGTGGAAGTTTTTTAAAGGTCCACTAAATGTAATTGATCTTTTGGCTATCTTGCCATATTATATCACAATTTTTCTTACTGAATCAAACAAGAGTGTGCTCCAATTCCAGAATGTTCGACGAGTTGTTCAAATATTTCGTATTATGAGGATACTGAGAATTCTTAAACTGGCCCGACATTCAACAGGACTGCAGTCATTGGGTTTTACTCTCAGGCGAAGCTATAATGAATTAGGTTTGCTAATATTGTTTTTAGCTATGGGCATTATGATATTTTCGAGCTTGGTATTTTTTGCTGAAAAGGACGAAGATGCAACAAAGTTTACCAGCATTCCTGCATCTTTTTGGTGGGCCACCATCACTATGACAACAGTTGGATATGGGGACATTTATCCCAAAACACTATTAGGGAAAATAATTGGAGGTCTTTGTTGCATTGCTGGAGTGCTTGTGATAGCCCTGCCAATACCAATCATTGTAAACAACTTCTCAGAATTCTACAAAGAACAGAAAAGGCAAGAGAAAGCAATTAAGAGAAGGGAAGCTCTTGAAAGAGCCAAAAGAAATGGAAGTATTGTCTCAATGAACTTGAAAGATGCATTTGCTCGCAGCATGGAACTTATGGATATTGTGGTTGAGAAAGGGAAGGATAATGCAATTAAGCAAGAAAAACCCCTGGACAATCACCTTTCACCAAGCAACTggaggtggagaatgtcagaaacAAGCTCCAATAAGTCCATTGAGTCTAAATACCAGGAGCTAAGCAGGCATAACTCAAATGAGCGGTTGAATAACCCCATCCCTAGCCCACAGCATCTGAATGCTCAGAAGCTGGAAGAAATATATAATCGAATGACAAAGACACAGTCTCAACCAAATATTAATAGTGGCAAGATAGAACAGTCTATTAAATCACCTATACATGAAGAAGAACTGGAAATGGAAGAGGTTCCTTGTTCAACCGACCCATTGCTCACTGCTCCCACAGAACCAATATTGGACATGCGGAGTATATCTAGCATTGACAGCTTTGCAAGTTGTACCACTGACTTTACTGAAGCTGAAAGGTCTCCACACCCTTCAAAAATAGCCGAGCAAGTGCACCTGAGATGGCTTGCTAGACCTGATCCCCTTAATGAGCATCAGCCTTTCATTACCAGAGAAAAGAGCACGTTCCAAGATGGAGCTTGCGAACTCAATGTGAATGAAACTTTCAGTTTTGCCACAGAGCAGCCAGGGTGCTCCAACTTAGACAGCACAATGGAAAGCCCCAAGAGCTCACTAAAAGGTAGGAATCCTTTGAAATCTAGGTCACTTAAAGTTAATTTTATGGAAATTAAAAGTGGTACTCCTCAGACACCAACAAGTACTGCCCGACTATTGCCAGTAATAGTGACAGACTTTTCATTGTCTACACCTAATCACATCAGCACTATTCTGCTCGAGGAGAATTCTTCTCGAGATGAGAGCCTATCCCTGAGTATTGATATACCAGCTCTCCAGAAGACATCCAGTAAAGGATCACCACAACTATTGCCTAAGCAGAGACTTTTTGCTTTCCAAACTGATGCGCTCACACAAACACAAGGGGGGAAGGGTTGCATTGATACAGACAGCGGTGAAGATGAAGAGTTGCTGGTGGAAGAACACATTGTGCAGCAGAAGGACAGCTGCAGTGGGGGGCATGACAAACACAGCAAAGATGCAAACCACATCGAAGATGTGCCTGTTGTGGTTGCTGTTTCTCCAAAATACACCAGTCAAAACTGCACATATGATGCAGTAGGAGATGGCAAAAAAGACGATAACCAAGCTGGATACAAAATGGAAAATCACATGTTTACACCGGAAATTCACGTAACTCCAGGAGAAGGAGGTTATTCATCCTCATGCGAAACCAGCATGTGA